A portion of the Mycoplasma sp. (ex Biomphalaria glabrata) genome contains these proteins:
- a CDS encoding NAD(P)/FAD-dependent oxidoreductase, whose translation MNILIIGGGVASVVAIETIRNLNQDAQITLISKENVLPYNRIMISDVIGDLKVAESDVFYLHNQAWYDEKKVNVHLGLTVTSIDPNAKKVLTSSETFNYDKLIIATGVLVAKENYPGEDAKHIYMTRNFEDANVIQEIYKKNFKTALIHGAGETGIEVASSLGEHGIKITLLEYMSRPLVNNFSEQFLPVIIEDLKKKNVEFVTEVRIKEVVKNNRGEFKKLILQDGRKLEADCMLISSRTVPNVDLFKNTDLKIGSNGIIVNEKMQTNLPDIYAIGDVANIENKPLRKLWAEARLHGKIAGSHICGKDESYISLTLPIMTYIFGSNITIVGRYQNKNDKSKEFILPTINNGYHLIFDENDNVIYGLACNNQKLSQALITKKVNINDYKK comes from the coding sequence ATGAATATATTAATTATTGGCGGGGGGGTTGCTTCAGTTGTTGCTATTGAAACGATCCGTAATTTAAATCAAGATGCTCAAATAACATTAATTTCAAAAGAAAACGTTTTACCATATAACCGAATAATGATAAGTGATGTGATAGGTGATCTAAAAGTTGCAGAAAGTGACGTTTTTTATTTACATAATCAGGCATGATATGATGAAAAAAAAGTCAATGTTCATTTAGGATTAACGGTTACATCAATTGACCCAAATGCAAAAAAAGTTCTAACATCATCAGAAACATTTAATTATGATAAGTTAATTATTGCAACAGGTGTATTGGTTGCTAAAGAAAACTATCCAGGTGAAGATGCAAAACATATTTACATGACTAGAAATTTCGAGGATGCTAATGTTATTCAAGAAATTTATAAAAAAAATTTTAAAACAGCATTAATTCATGGAGCTGGAGAAACTGGTATTGAAGTAGCAAGTTCGCTTGGTGAGCACGGAATAAAAATAACGCTTTTAGAGTATATGTCACGACCACTTGTTAATAATTTTTCAGAACAATTTTTACCAGTCATTATTGAAGATTTAAAAAAGAAAAATGTTGAATTCGTAACAGAAGTCCGCATAAAAGAAGTTGTTAAAAATAACCGCGGAGAATTTAAAAAATTGATTCTACAAGACGGAAGAAAATTAGAAGCGGATTGTATGTTAATCTCTTCAAGAACAGTTCCAAATGTTGATTTATTTAAAAATACTGATTTGAAGATCGGGTCGAACGGAATTATTGTTAACGAAAAAATGCAAACTAATTTACCAGATATTTACGCAATTGGCGATGTTGCTAATATCGAAAATAAACCTTTACGCAAATTGTGGGCTGAAGCTAGACTTCATGGGAAAATTGCAGGATCACATATTTGTGGAAAAGATGAATCATACATTTCATTAACTTTGCCGATTATGACATATATATTCGGGAGCAATATAACAATTGTAGGTAGATATCAAAATAAAAATGATAAATCAAAAGAATTTATTTTACCAACCATTAATAATGGTTATCACTTAATTTTCGATGAGAATGATAACGTAATATATGGATTAGCATGTAATAATCAAAAATTATCCCAAGCATTAATAACTAAAAAAGTTAATATTAATGATTACAAAAAATAA
- the mtaB gene encoding tRNA (N(6)-L-threonylcarbamoyladenosine(37)-C(2))-methylthiotransferase MtaB: MKFAIHTLGCKVNTYESELIRNDLLKNNLKEVNFNDVADLYIINTCTVTNESDVKSRKYIRQAIKKNPQAIICAVGCYTQVANEEVAAIDGVDIILGNHLKGDFYLILQEYLEKYAKNEMQLNKVKNILFEKHFEPMLVDYYTDHTRAFVKIQDGCNNFCSYCIIPYSRGGMRSKNAQAIIRECQNLVNKGFYEIVLTGINTGGYGEDLKTYNFANLLTDIENQVIGLKRLRISSIEPTQITEEVLEFIKNSKIIAKHFHIPVQSCSNEVLKPMNRHYTIEEFIKLIKKIRNYIPDVAITTDYITGFPTETEQQHVQSIEKIKEIGFFEMHIFPFSKRRFTPAAKLHDIAEKFKLNRVKELHKLNDELKNSFFVKFVGKTVEIILENKDIIIEGQHYQFGHSSQYLKILIPRSENNKQREFINVKINRVHYPYLIGERIN, encoded by the coding sequence ATGAAATTTGCTATTCACACACTTGGTTGTAAGGTTAATACTTACGAAAGTGAATTAATCCGTAATGATCTATTAAAAAATAACCTAAAAGAGGTTAATTTTAATGATGTTGCTGACTTATACATTATCAATACATGCACAGTTACAAATGAAAGCGATGTTAAAAGTCGTAAATATATTCGTCAAGCAATTAAAAAAAATCCACAAGCAATAATTTGCGCTGTAGGTTGCTACACTCAAGTTGCTAATGAAGAAGTAGCAGCAATTGATGGAGTAGATATTATTTTAGGAAACCATTTAAAAGGTGATTTTTATCTAATTCTTCAAGAGTACTTGGAAAAATATGCTAAGAATGAAATGCAGTTAAACAAAGTAAAAAACATTTTATTCGAAAAACACTTTGAACCAATGCTAGTTGATTATTATACTGATCACACAAGAGCTTTTGTAAAAATTCAAGACGGTTGTAACAATTTTTGTTCATATTGCATCATCCCTTATTCAAGAGGTGGCATGCGATCAAAAAATGCTCAAGCAATTATTCGTGAATGTCAAAATTTAGTTAATAAGGGATTTTACGAAATTGTTTTAACCGGGATAAATACAGGGGGCTACGGGGAAGATTTAAAAACGTACAATTTTGCTAATCTTTTAACAGATATTGAAAATCAAGTTATTGGTTTAAAGAGATTACGAATATCTTCAATTGAACCAACTCAAATTACAGAGGAAGTTTTAGAATTTATAAAGAATAGTAAGATTATTGCAAAGCATTTCCACATTCCAGTTCAATCTTGTTCAAACGAGGTCTTAAAACCGATGAACCGTCACTATACAATTGAAGAATTTATTAAATTAATTAAAAAAATAAGAAATTACATACCAGACGTGGCGATTACAACGGATTATATAACTGGTTTTCCAACTGAAACAGAACAACAACATGTGCAATCGATCGAAAAAATAAAAGAAATAGGTTTTTTTGAAATGCATATTTTTCCATTTTCTAAACGTCGTTTTACTCCAGCAGCTAAACTTCATGATATTGCTGAGAAATTTAAATTAAATCGTGTTAAAGAATTGCATAAACTAAATGATGAACTTAAAAATAGTTTTTTCGTTAAATTTGTTGGTAAAACAGTTGAGATTATTTTAGAAAATAAAGATATCATTATTGAAGGTCAACATTATCAATTCGGTCATTCATCGCAATACTTAAAGATTTTAATTCCGAGAAGTGAAAATAATAAACAACGAGAATTTATTAATGTGAAAATTAATAGAGTACACTATCCATATTTAATTGGAGAAAGGATTAATTAA
- a CDS encoding FprA family A-type flavoprotein — protein MEKLTKHDGLHSLQLRENLWYVGSQDHDIKIFDIIMVTDFGTSYNSYIYKTSEGYVLFETVKVLFYDEYIKKIKEVVGNDLSQIKYILVNHTEPDHSGSVENLAKLIPNIKIIGSKNTIKYLKEVTNIDDLNTVEAVEGKDLKIGNSTFQFLNVPMLHWPDSIYTYIKEEKILVTCDSFGSHYAFDDILMSKLPQNKWDDYFKAFQYYYTAIFSPFKKHVLFAIDKIKRLDYNLICCGHGPVLDEKIDFVVNKYKEWSTEEKITKKIVVIPYCTAYGYTAMMAAEIEKGIKSVDKSIRIYPYPIDVANYAAKKPEILTNIAIASAVVIGSCTINNDALPLAHDILSSLSACNQKCKIGAAFGSYGWSGEGVPNLTARLAQIGFATMKGLAINFKPSQVQLKQCHKYGEKIGNAIINDLLESDDVFKPISHKACLMQELD, from the coding sequence ATGGAAAAATTAACAAAACATGATGGTTTGCATTCATTGCAACTTCGTGAAAATCTATGATATGTAGGATCTCAAGACCACGATATTAAAATATTTGATATCATTATGGTTACTGATTTTGGTACATCTTACAATTCATACATTTACAAAACTTCCGAAGGATACGTTTTATTTGAAACAGTTAAAGTACTATTTTATGATGAGTACATCAAAAAAATTAAGGAAGTTGTGGGGAATGATTTATCTCAAATTAAATACATTCTTGTTAACCATACTGAACCAGATCATTCAGGCAGTGTAGAAAATTTAGCAAAATTAATTCCGAATATAAAAATTATTGGTTCAAAAAACACAATTAAATACTTAAAAGAAGTAACGAACATCGATGATTTAAATACAGTTGAAGCAGTGGAAGGCAAAGATTTAAAAATTGGAAATTCAACATTTCAATTTTTAAATGTACCAATGTTACATTGACCAGATTCAATTTATACATATATTAAAGAAGAAAAAATTTTAGTAACTTGCGATTCGTTCGGTTCTCATTATGCTTTTGATGACATTTTGATGTCGAAATTACCACAAAACAAGTGAGACGATTATTTTAAAGCTTTTCAATATTATTACACAGCGATTTTTAGTCCGTTTAAAAAACATGTTCTATTTGCAATTGATAAAATAAAACGTTTGGATTATAACCTAATTTGTTGTGGACACGGACCAGTTTTAGATGAAAAAATTGACTTTGTTGTTAATAAATATAAAGAATGATCAACAGAAGAGAAAATTACTAAAAAAATTGTTGTAATTCCTTATTGCACAGCATATGGATACACAGCAATGATGGCTGCCGAGATTGAAAAAGGAATTAAAAGTGTAGATAAATCTATAAGAATTTATCCTTACCCAATTGATGTTGCTAATTATGCAGCAAAAAAACCAGAAATATTAACAAATATTGCCATAGCATCAGCTGTTGTTATAGGTTCATGTACTATTAATAATGATGCCTTGCCATTAGCACACGATATTTTATCAAGTTTATCCGCATGTAATCAAAAATGCAAAATAGGTGCTGCTTTTGGTTCGTATGGATGAAGTGGAGAGGGTGTTCCTAATTTAACTGCTCGTCTTGCTCAAATAGGATTTGCTACTATGAAAGGTTTGGCAATTAATTTTAAACCAAGTCAGGTACAATTGAAACAATGTCACAAGTATGGTGAAAAAATTGGTAATGCAATTATTAATGATTTACTAGAATCAGATGATGTTTTCAAACCTATTTCTCATAAAGCATGTTTAATGCAAGAACTTGATTAA
- the rplS gene encoding 50S ribosomal protein L19: MKNKIMSIVEQQYKNPNLTDVNVGDDVIVSTIIMEGQGDKAKQRIQKFEGVVIKLHGEGVNRTINVRKVSYGVGVERTFLLNSPLIAKIEVKNSNKVRRSKLYFLRNLTGKKARLQKK; the protein is encoded by the coding sequence ATGAAAAATAAAATCATGTCAATTGTTGAACAACAATATAAAAATCCTAATCTAACTGATGTAAATGTTGGAGACGATGTAATCGTTTCAACAATTATTATGGAAGGACAAGGTGATAAAGCTAAACAACGTATTCAAAAATTTGAAGGAGTTGTTATCAAATTACACGGCGAAGGTGTTAATCGAACAATTAATGTTCGCAAGGTATCATACGGTGTGGGAGTGGAAAGAACATTCTTATTGAATTCGCCATTAATTGCTAAAATTGAAGTTAAAAATTCTAATAAAGTAAGACGTTCTAAGTTGTACTTCCTAAGAAATTTAACTGGTAAAAAAGCTCGTTTACAAAAAAAATAA
- a CDS encoding nicotinamide mononucleotide transporter gives MLCIGYVNPKITCNILKNIFLGDIWFLGINYLIKDILSLSKAMLLFLGTYLCVAIWGLVINLQEVTSQTTPFSMSLNLYYAISAISSITSVFGMFLAMKGKISSFFWYFFACLSFIPTSYATGFMGDTQYAILTTTTVVVAFWYWKRNYNLSFSHEKILKINRKWKLIILGLILILLVPFYYEINWLDHSFKPFMDGNGNYLPEENSFLRIGSDTFNTTLGMVSEVLYIIAIPEQYIIYLFTNTLEVLKFTIVWRDFAGTLPININEVITWIFSIWVALLGILNWYNIFGFSEKWIKFKQRISNFILSKNYLIVLHKFAIFLLKPIINSKNKLAKDVIHASGYKKEFIARDTRLILYLFLDLALMLWIGYFIVADYNARYLPFIIISLITSLLFLSLFGLAENEYVHSKYKIINWLFLIFLEISLIVLPLQPVVANILLSSTILLFVLFWFVGNKIKIPNWF, from the coding sequence ATGCTGTGTATTGGATATGTTAATCCAAAAATAACTTGTAATATTTTAAAAAATATTTTCTTAGGTGATATTTGATTTTTAGGAATTAATTATCTTATTAAAGATATTTTATCGCTATCAAAAGCAATGCTTTTGTTTTTAGGAACATACTTATGCGTAGCTATTTGAGGATTAGTTATTAATTTACAAGAAGTAACTTCACAAACCACGCCATTTAGTATGTCGTTGAATTTGTATTACGCAATAAGTGCAATTTCCTCTATTACAAGCGTTTTTGGAATGTTTTTAGCGATGAAAGGAAAAATATCATCATTTTTTTGATACTTCTTTGCATGTTTATCCTTCATTCCGACGAGTTATGCCACTGGTTTTATGGGAGATACGCAATACGCAATTTTAACAACAACCACAGTTGTTGTTGCTTTTTGATATTGAAAACGAAATTATAATTTATCATTTTCACATGAAAAAATTTTAAAAATTAATCGCAAATGAAAATTAATAATTTTAGGACTTATTTTAATATTATTAGTTCCTTTTTATTATGAAATTAACTGACTTGATCATAGTTTTAAACCATTTATGGATGGAAATGGAAATTATTTACCAGAAGAAAATTCGTTTTTAAGAATCGGAAGCGATACTTTTAATACAACTTTGGGAATGGTAAGTGAAGTGCTATACATTATTGCTATCCCGGAACAATATATAATTTATTTATTTACAAACACATTAGAAGTTCTAAAATTTACAATAGTTTGAAGGGATTTTGCTGGAACTTTGCCAATTAATATTAATGAAGTAATAACGTGGATTTTTTCTATTTGAGTTGCATTATTAGGAATTTTAAATTGATACAATATTTTTGGATTTTCCGAAAAATGAATTAAATTTAAACAAAGAATTTCTAATTTCATTTTGAGTAAAAATTATTTAATTGTTTTACACAAGTTTGCTATTTTCTTGTTAAAGCCTATTATAAATTCCAAAAATAAATTAGCGAAAGATGTTATCCATGCGTCTGGTTATAAAAAGGAATTTATTGCTAGAGATACTCGTTTAATTTTATATTTGTTTTTAGATCTTGCTCTGATGTTATGAATTGGGTATTTTATTGTTGCTGATTATAATGCGAGATATTTACCATTTATCATAATTTCCCTAATTACTTCGCTATTATTTTTAAGTCTATTTGGATTGGCAGAAAATGAGTATGTGCACTCAAAATATAAAATTATTAATTGATTATTTTTAATTTTTTTAGAAATATCTTTGATTGTTCTACCGTTACAACCAGTCGTTGCTAATATCCTATTATCTTCAACAATTTTACTATTTGTATTATTTTGATTTGTAGGGAATAAAATTAAAATACCAAATTGGTTTTAG